In Trichocoleus desertorum ATA4-8-CV12, one DNA window encodes the following:
- a CDS encoding DNA-3-methyladenine glycosylase produces MQPSWLARPSTEVAPDLLGCTLVRQTLDGTILRGLIVETEAYAPGDPACHAYRRRTTRNSVMFGPAGLSYVYLIYGMYHCLNVVTDADQVPSAVLIRALQLNTIPAWIDPLKERKLDRVAAGPGKLCRALQIDLSLTALPFAPGQPLWLEHRHPNWQEDFDQGAIAFVQTTRIGLTQGADLPWRWYIKQCPAVSKL; encoded by the coding sequence ATTCAGCCCTCTTGGTTAGCTCGTCCTTCTACAGAGGTAGCCCCAGACTTGTTGGGCTGCACTTTAGTCAGGCAAACCCTAGATGGCACAATTCTACGCGGTTTAATTGTAGAAACTGAGGCTTATGCACCCGGTGATCCTGCTTGCCATGCCTATCGCCGCCGCACGACTCGTAATTCGGTCATGTTTGGCCCCGCCGGACTCAGCTATGTTTATCTGATCTACGGCATGTACCACTGCCTAAATGTAGTCACTGATGCCGATCAGGTGCCCAGTGCTGTCCTAATTCGAGCCTTGCAATTGAATACAATCCCTGCTTGGATCGACCCCCTTAAAGAACGCAAACTCGACCGCGTGGCAGCGGGACCCGGAAAACTTTGTCGCGCCCTGCAAATTGATCTGAGCTTGACAGCTCTGCCCTTCGCGCCAGGACAGCCCTTATGGTTGGAGCATCGTCATCCCAACTGGCAAGAAGATTTCGATCAAGGGGCGATCGCCTTTGTCCAAACCACTCGTATCGGTTTAACCCAAGGTGCCGATCTACCTTGGCGCTGGTACATCAAACAATGTCCTGCGGTGTCCAAGCTCTAG
- the mgtE gene encoding magnesium transporter, whose amino-acid sequence MLTQEGRALLSDIADLNQLKSELNQLPAVDVGDYIVELPPERRAIAFRLLNKGQATDVFEYLPSEVQEELINSMHGTQVCQIVESMRPDDRAELFDELPAGVVKRLLQQLSPVERQATATILGYPEGTAGRVMTTEYVRLRQGLTVEEAIRKIRLTDQDKETIYYAYVTDNNRKLVQVVSLRQLLFSIPSALIQDIASDRVLKARTEMPQEEVAQLMKRYDLLALPVVDREERLVGIITIDDVVDILEEEATEDIQRIAGGSGGEESSLSAPLDKLRNRLPWLIGIMALYIGASSAIAPFQETIALVPVLAVIMPLFSNTGGTVGIQALTVTIRSLGVGEVTPADTWQILRKELLAGLGTALALGTTMVILSLIWTPPQERWVSLVAGLVMATNTIVAVTLGALLPMGLKRLKLDPALVSGPLVTTMLDTIGFILFLSLITFSLKVLHLSGS is encoded by the coding sequence ATGCTTACTCAGGAAGGCCGTGCCCTGCTGTCCGATATTGCTGACTTAAACCAGCTCAAGTCTGAGCTGAATCAATTGCCTGCTGTAGATGTGGGGGACTACATTGTGGAACTCCCTCCAGAGCGGCGGGCGATCGCCTTTCGCTTACTCAACAAAGGCCAAGCTACCGATGTGTTTGAATATCTCCCCTCCGAAGTGCAGGAGGAATTGATTAATTCAATGCATGGTACCCAGGTTTGCCAAATTGTCGAATCGATGCGACCGGATGATCGGGCGGAGTTGTTTGATGAGTTGCCCGCTGGGGTGGTAAAGCGACTGTTGCAACAGCTCAGTCCTGTCGAACGACAAGCCACAGCGACTATTCTAGGCTACCCCGAAGGCACCGCCGGACGGGTGATGACCACTGAGTATGTACGCCTACGCCAAGGCTTAACGGTCGAGGAAGCGATTCGCAAGATCCGCCTAACTGACCAAGACAAGGAAACCATTTATTACGCCTATGTCACAGACAACAACCGTAAACTAGTACAGGTCGTATCTCTGCGCCAACTTCTCTTTTCAATCCCTAGTGCCCTGATTCAGGATATTGCTAGCGATCGCGTCCTCAAAGCTCGCACCGAAATGCCCCAAGAAGAAGTGGCGCAACTGATGAAGCGCTACGATCTCTTGGCTTTACCCGTGGTGGATCGAGAAGAGCGTCTAGTAGGCATCATTACAATCGACGACGTGGTGGATATTTTAGAAGAAGAAGCCACTGAGGACATTCAGCGGATTGCTGGAGGGAGTGGTGGCGAGGAGTCATCTCTGTCAGCTCCCCTCGATAAGTTGCGGAACCGTCTGCCCTGGCTCATAGGTATCATGGCGCTCTATATTGGAGCTTCTAGTGCGATCGCCCCTTTCCAGGAAACCATTGCCCTCGTCCCCGTACTGGCGGTAATTATGCCGCTGTTCTCCAACACAGGTGGCACCGTTGGCATTCAAGCCCTGACAGTGACCATCCGATCGCTGGGTGTAGGGGAAGTGACACCCGCAGATACCTGGCAGATTCTCCGCAAAGAGCTTTTGGCGGGGTTGGGAACCGCTTTGGCACTGGGCACGACAATGGTGATTCTGTCCCTAATTTGGACTCCCCCTCAGGAGCGCTGGGTGTCACTGGTTGCGGGCTTAGTTATGGCAACCAATACCATCGTGGCTGTTACCTTAGGAGCCTTACTACCGATGGGACTAAAGCGCCTGAAGCTAGACCCTGCCTTGGTTAGTGGGCCTCTAGTCACCACCATGCTCGACACGATCGGCTTTATTCTCTTTTTATCCCTGATTACATTCAGCCTGAAGGTTCTTCATCTATCAGGAAGCTGA
- a CDS encoding MBL fold metallo-hydrolase: MVELECLPYGAGHADEGVCLLVRMGPHRILLDCGLQDISPLVVDGDRALPADLVLCTHAHPDHAQGLLALHEAFPQLPIYASEVTTELLPFNWPGLEPAKIPPFCQALPWRSPIEFQEGLTAELWPAGHLPGAAAFLLTYTTPQRSYTVFYTGDCFLSNSRLVEGFPLEELRGLRPDVLILEGSYGTSRHPRRRQQENQVAERVSQAIAEGYSVLLPTPTLGLGQELLMLLRSHHHFTGRDINIWVSGMVAAACDAYIQLLPHLPTTVQNFAQHQPLFWDERVRPRVRRLQDAVALNPSELLSAAHLQPPCIILTDATADLSEYCRPDNGPWLLLLPQKLTTVNATESERSPRRQLVISPSKAVERRLQAEIRAGRLAVETYLLADHCDGPGTTQLIHNLRPQHVVFVHSSPTYLSDLTSLDELHNRYHLHSPAAGTVVELPVGETFLQPAAPETSYEGELTELGTVVTITLPDAITVDTRWHNFADTGLIEARWQGEELVLRGLPQWELLTPTSDRPPLALDCCGNCQHYRGQRCWNQISPLFGFKVAPEGYCPVFEPIQSEASSSSPFSNISPPDSEQPKDDDAPDLN, from the coding sequence GTGGTTGAGCTGGAATGTTTGCCCTACGGTGCTGGTCACGCAGACGAAGGAGTTTGCTTGCTGGTGCGGATGGGACCTCATCGGATTTTGTTAGATTGCGGTCTGCAAGATATTTCACCTCTAGTTGTAGATGGCGATCGCGCTCTACCTGCCGATTTGGTCTTGTGTACTCATGCCCATCCAGACCATGCTCAAGGGCTGCTAGCCCTACACGAGGCATTTCCTCAACTGCCCATCTATGCTAGCGAAGTTACCACCGAGTTATTACCGTTTAACTGGCCAGGGCTAGAGCCAGCCAAGATTCCTCCGTTTTGCCAAGCTTTGCCTTGGCGATCGCCGATTGAGTTTCAAGAAGGTTTGACGGCTGAGTTGTGGCCTGCGGGTCATTTACCAGGAGCTGCGGCCTTCTTACTCACTTACACCACGCCGCAGCGCAGCTACACCGTTTTTTATACAGGAGACTGCTTTCTTTCCAACTCTCGGTTGGTAGAAGGGTTTCCGCTAGAAGAACTGCGCGGATTACGCCCCGATGTCCTGATCTTGGAGGGAAGTTATGGCACCTCACGGCACCCTCGGCGGCGACAACAAGAAAACCAAGTAGCCGAGCGAGTTAGCCAAGCGATCGCCGAAGGTTATTCAGTCTTGCTCCCCACACCTACTTTGGGTTTAGGACAAGAGCTATTAATGTTGTTGCGGAGTCATCACCACTTTACCGGACGCGACATCAACATCTGGGTGAGTGGCATGGTGGCAGCCGCTTGTGATGCCTATATCCAGTTGCTGCCTCATTTACCCACAACCGTGCAGAATTTTGCTCAGCATCAGCCTCTGTTTTGGGATGAGCGAGTCCGCCCACGGGTGCGACGGTTACAAGATGCGGTTGCTCTCAACCCTAGTGAACTGTTGAGTGCGGCTCATTTGCAGCCTCCCTGTATTATTCTCACGGATGCTACGGCAGATTTAAGTGAGTATTGCCGTCCAGACAATGGGCCTTGGCTCCTATTGCTTCCTCAAAAATTAACCACCGTTAACGCAACGGAATCTGAGCGATCGCCCCGTCGTCAACTGGTTATATCCCCATCAAAGGCAGTAGAACGGAGATTGCAAGCTGAAATTCGCGCAGGCCGCTTGGCAGTAGAAACCTACTTGCTGGCCGATCACTGCGATGGCCCTGGAACCACGCAATTGATCCACAATTTGCGGCCTCAGCATGTGGTGTTTGTGCACAGTTCTCCCACCTATTTGTCTGATTTGACCAGTCTGGATGAGTTGCACAACCGCTATCACTTACATTCCCCTGCCGCAGGGACGGTGGTTGAGCTGCCTGTGGGTGAAACCTTTTTGCAACCCGCAGCCCCTGAAACCAGCTATGAAGGAGAACTGACAGAACTTGGCACTGTAGTCACGATTACGCTGCCCGATGCGATTACCGTCGATACCCGTTGGCACAATTTCGCAGATACAGGCTTAATCGAAGCACGTTGGCAAGGGGAAGAGTTGGTGCTGCGAGGCTTGCCGCAATGGGAGCTACTGACTCCAACCAGCGATCGCCCGCCGTTGGCTCTAGACTGTTGCGGCAACTGTCAGCATTACCGAGGACAACGCTGCTGGAATCAAATATCGCCTCTGTTTGGTTTCAAAGTAGCCCCAGAAGGGTATTGTCCTGTGTTTGAACCCATTCAATCCGAGGCTTCTAGTTCTTCGCCCTTCAGCAATATTTCGCCGCCAGACTCGGAGCAGCCTAAAGATGATGACGCTCCAGACCTTAATTGA
- a CDS encoding response regulator, with the protein MTILQDQNLIAQPLPLADLWLLLVEDEPDIAELLTFLLEQSGARVITAGSGHEALKTVECFVPDVFISDIRLPDTDGWSLLAEVRALENQKGLQVVPAIAITNYSTKLLDQQVNAKALAAGFQKYFSKPLEFDEFVMAVAELAHR; encoded by the coding sequence ATGACAATCTTGCAAGACCAAAACTTAATTGCGCAGCCTTTACCTTTAGCAGATCTATGGTTGCTACTGGTAGAAGATGAGCCAGATATTGCTGAGCTGCTAACTTTTTTATTAGAGCAGTCTGGAGCCCGCGTGATCACTGCTGGTTCAGGTCACGAAGCCCTCAAAACAGTGGAATGTTTTGTTCCCGATGTATTCATTAGTGATATTCGGTTGCCTGATACGGATGGTTGGTCCCTTCTCGCTGAGGTGAGAGCGTTAGAAAACCAAAAAGGGTTGCAGGTCGTTCCGGCGATCGCGATTACCAACTACAGCACGAAATTGCTAGACCAACAGGTGAACGCGAAGGCGTTAGCCGCTGGGTTTCAGAAGTACTTCTCTAAGCCTTTAGAGTTTGACGAGTTTGTGATGGCGGTGGCTGAGTTAGCTCATCGTTAG
- a CDS encoding response regulator, translating into MTFPSRLAQLNPSRSLQARLGLATGGIVLLLSILLSWLVGYTTSVQLQNTQGQSLAELAYQMADKLDRGMFERYREMQILAALPPIRNLTYSSAAQRSLLEKLQDTFPDYAWIALIDPQGTVLTGTGGILEGVSVASRDVFQQGRNKPFVGDVHDAVMLAKLLPQTKGEPLRFLDLSAPVLSEQGQLQGVIAAHLSWDWAEEVKKSLLEPMAQHSQVEIFVLDTAGQVLLGPDALVGKTLALPSVQAVQANQNHYVLESWPSEEKFLTGFARTQGYRDYPGLDWLVLVRQDADVALAPARRLQNQILGLGLICGIGFAILSWLSASLIVNPMLEIAAIANRMRQGDQKVVIPLMQGRDELSKLSQSLRYLVSALSEQQEASYQSEERYRLLAEALPQFVWLLDTAGQAEYCNHYWYDYTGLSEAQTLGYVWDAALHPDDQARLKRKWRQAAKTDNQFEIEYRIRSATGEYRWYLGSLGPARNQEGQIIKWVGTAVDIESRKRAETERIELLHREQTARQQAETANQLKDEFLAVLSHELRSPLNPILGWAKLLRTRQFDAETTDQALETIERNAKLQAQLVEDLLDVSRILQGKLGLNIAPVNLVTTIESAIETVRLAATATSIEIHTKLDQRVGLVAGDANRLQQVMWNLVSNAVKFTPAGGRVEVQLKAMSPYAHIQVVDTGKGIRPEFLPHVFDHFRQADSSITRQFGGLGLGLSIVHQVVELHGGTVRVDSPGEGLGSTFTVQLPMIQGAPVVESVESPTEPEMSLVGIRVLVVDDEADMRTLASTVLAQVGAKVEVAASAAEALAVLRRSDVDVLVSDIGMSEMDGYRLIHQVRMIAPSLEAPLPAIALTAYAAESDQKQVLSAGFQKHLAKPVEPDELIQAIATLVKRPL; encoded by the coding sequence ATGACTTTCCCTAGCCGATTGGCTCAACTGAATCCCTCTCGTAGCCTCCAAGCGCGATTAGGATTGGCAACGGGTGGCATTGTGCTGCTGCTATCAATCTTGCTGAGTTGGCTGGTGGGGTATACCACGAGCGTTCAGTTGCAGAATACTCAGGGGCAATCTCTGGCTGAGTTGGCTTATCAAATGGCCGACAAACTCGATCGCGGCATGTTTGAGCGCTACCGCGAGATGCAAATTCTGGCGGCTCTACCGCCCATTCGCAACCTAACTTACTCATCTGCGGCTCAGCGATCGCTGTTAGAAAAGTTGCAAGACACTTTCCCTGACTACGCCTGGATAGCGCTAATCGATCCTCAGGGCACCGTACTTACAGGCACTGGCGGAATTCTCGAAGGGGTCAGTGTTGCTTCGAGGGATGTGTTTCAGCAAGGACGGAATAAACCTTTTGTCGGCGATGTTCACGATGCCGTCATGCTGGCTAAGCTGCTGCCACAGACCAAGGGTGAACCTTTACGATTTCTGGATCTATCCGCTCCGGTGCTCAGTGAGCAGGGGCAGTTGCAAGGTGTGATTGCTGCGCATCTCAGTTGGGATTGGGCAGAGGAGGTCAAGAAGTCGTTGCTGGAACCGATGGCCCAGCACAGCCAGGTTGAAATTTTTGTGTTGGATACGGCAGGTCAAGTCTTGCTCGGCCCTGATGCTTTGGTCGGAAAAACTTTGGCTCTACCTAGCGTCCAAGCAGTTCAGGCTAACCAAAATCACTATGTATTGGAATCTTGGCCGAGTGAGGAAAAATTTTTAACTGGATTTGCCCGCACCCAAGGATATCGTGATTATCCTGGCTTAGACTGGCTGGTGCTAGTGCGGCAAGATGCAGATGTGGCCTTAGCTCCGGCGCGGCGGCTGCAAAATCAGATCTTAGGGCTAGGGCTAATTTGTGGCATTGGGTTTGCTATCCTCAGTTGGCTCAGTGCTAGCCTGATTGTCAATCCGATGCTAGAAATTGCGGCGATCGCCAATCGGATGCGGCAAGGCGATCAGAAAGTTGTGATTCCGCTTATGCAGGGGCGAGACGAACTGTCCAAGCTCTCCCAATCCTTACGTTATTTGGTCTCTGCGCTGAGTGAGCAGCAAGAAGCGTCATACCAAAGTGAAGAACGCTACCGATTACTAGCAGAAGCGCTACCGCAATTTGTTTGGCTGCTGGACACCGCCGGACAAGCCGAATACTGCAATCACTACTGGTATGACTACACAGGCTTGAGCGAGGCCCAAACCCTAGGCTATGTCTGGGATGCAGCGTTACACCCAGATGACCAAGCTCGCCTGAAACGAAAGTGGCGACAAGCTGCTAAGACAGACAACCAATTCGAGATTGAGTACCGGATTCGCTCTGCTACTGGGGAATACCGCTGGTACTTAGGCTCCCTTGGGCCTGCACGTAATCAAGAAGGGCAGATTATTAAATGGGTAGGAACGGCAGTTGATATCGAATCTCGTAAGCGGGCCGAAACCGAACGGATAGAACTCCTTCATCGAGAACAAACGGCTCGCCAACAAGCAGAAACAGCTAACCAGCTCAAAGACGAATTTCTCGCGGTGTTGTCCCACGAATTGCGATCGCCCTTGAACCCGATTTTGGGCTGGGCTAAGCTGTTGCGAACTCGCCAGTTTGACGCCGAAACCACCGATCAAGCTTTGGAAACCATTGAACGCAATGCGAAGCTTCAAGCTCAACTGGTAGAAGATCTGCTAGATGTTTCTCGGATTTTGCAGGGCAAGTTGGGCCTGAATATTGCCCCAGTGAATCTAGTGACGACGATCGAATCAGCGATCGAAACGGTGCGTTTAGCGGCAACAGCCACATCAATTGAGATCCACACCAAGCTAGATCAACGCGTAGGTTTGGTGGCAGGAGATGCGAACCGTCTCCAACAGGTGATGTGGAATTTGGTGTCTAATGCAGTCAAATTTACGCCTGCTGGAGGCCGTGTAGAAGTGCAGTTAAAGGCAATGTCCCCTTATGCTCACATTCAAGTGGTTGATACAGGGAAAGGCATTCGTCCAGAATTCTTACCTCACGTGTTCGATCATTTTCGTCAGGCAGACAGTAGCATCACCCGACAATTTGGAGGCTTGGGGCTGGGGCTGTCAATTGTGCATCAAGTGGTGGAGTTGCATGGCGGTACAGTGCGAGTAGACAGTCCTGGGGAAGGTTTGGGCTCAACTTTTACCGTGCAGTTGCCAATGATCCAAGGGGCTCCAGTCGTAGAGTCTGTTGAATCTCCAACCGAGCCAGAAATGAGTCTGGTTGGCATTAGAGTTTTAGTTGTAGATGACGAAGCGGATATGCGGACGTTAGCCAGTACGGTTTTGGCCCAAGTAGGCGCGAAGGTCGAGGTGGCAGCTTCTGCGGCAGAGGCATTGGCGGTGTTGCGGCGCTCAGATGTAGATGTGTTAGTGAGTGACATTGGCATGTCCGAGATGGATGGCTATCGGCTGATTCATCAAGTGAGAATGATTGCACCATCCCTAGAAGCTCCCCTGCCTGCGATCGCGCTGACGGCTTACGCGGCTGAGTCTGACCAAAAGCAAGTCCTCTCCGCAGGTTTCCAAAAACATCTGGCTAAACCCGTAGAACCGGACGAGTTAATTCAGGCGATCGCCACCCTCGTAAAACGACCCCTCTAG